A stretch of DNA from Lysinibacillus sp. B2A1:
CTTACGCCACCTAGCATACGTGAGATAAAGAGAATTTCTATCGAGCGACCAATCCCAAACAATAGCTCGGAAAGACCAAAAATAAAAAGGCCCACCACGATCATCACTTTACGGCCTATCTTATCCACTAGTTTACCAGCAATAGGGGATACGATAAGTTGCGTAATGGCAAAGGCTGCCACCATATAGCCTACAACTGAGCCTGAAATATGTAGTTCATTCATAATGGTTGGCAGCACTGGAATGACTAAACCAATGCCTAAAAAGGCAATGAATAGATTCGATAATAAAATTGATAACGTTAAAATTTGTTTCTTATCCATATTTTTTCTCCTTTAAACTTTCACAATACATGAGAACTAAGTCTACTAGAATATTTCCATGAGTAATACAATAAACCCTATAGTAACTATAGGGTCAAAAGATTTGTTTACATTTTTTCGATTCTTTGCTTTAGGTAAGTGTGGCAGTAGGAGTGAATTGCTATGCAAGTGAATACCATAAATTTTTTAGATAAGAAAAAACAAATGGTTTAATGTTTTTGCCTAACCTTTAATTCAACAATGAATTTCTTCTCATGCTCAAAGGTGAAGGTAGCTGGCATATATAGCTCATAAACAGTTGATTCATAGGCTTCTTGCTGTGCCTCTACATATGCTCGTAGTTTTTCATAAAATGAAAAGTAAGTATCAGGATGATAAATAAAGGCAATACATACATATATACCTGCTGGCTTTATTGTTTGCTTGATATTAGGAGAGAGCTTAGAAAATGTCCGTTCTGTTAAGAGTGGTGTAAAGATAGCATCATATATAATAGTATGAACATCTGTATAGCGTGCAAGCGGAAAAATACAACCGTAGCGACTATTTAAGACACTCCCTTCACGTTCGATTATTTTCGTGAGTGTCGCATAGTATGTATTCGTGCTAGATGTAGGTGTAAGCTCAGTAGTCGTAACTTGTAAAATGGGCATTTCCTCTTCTACTTGAACATAAACCTCTCCAAAGATCGGAATATCAATTTGATCTTGCATTTGTTTTTTTGTTTTCAGCAATGTGTACTTTACTTCATTTAAGCGAGCAATTTTTTGCTCAATTCGCTGCTCCTGCTGTTCTAAAAAAATGAGCAATTCTTCCGAAGTTAAGCCAAGTGCCCTTTTTATATCTTCAAGTGAAATTCCAATGTATTTAAGCGACTTAATAATATCTAAGTAAAAAATTTGATTATCTTTATAATAACGATAATTAGTATGGGTATCGATATGAGCAGGTTTAAATAAATCAATTTGGTCATAATAGCGCAAGGTCTGGACTGATAAGTTAGAGAGCTTGGCAACCTCACCGATTGTATAATAATGTTCTTTCATAAATAATTGCCTCCACTAGTAAGAGCTAAAGAAGTTTCGAATGGCATCAAAGCGAATTTTATGTTTGCAATCCTCGCAATAAAATAGGCGGGATTTGCGTTCCTTCAATTGTTTGTATTGTGCCTCACCTTCGTATAATTTGAATAATATTTAACAGCTTGTACACTTCACTTCATAATGCAAATTGAACACCTCCGAAGATGAAATATAAGTTTATTTATTATAACATTCTTACTAATAAAACAAGAAATGCGGATTTTCTTTTTCGACTGTATCATACTGTTCATTGAGAGGAGTTAAAACAAGCAGAAAGTTGCTTGAAAAAGGTTTCAGATTATTGAAAACTTGCTGGAATTCGTGTTTCTCGTACAAATTTATGCTATTATAAACCTTAATGCCACTTAAGAAGGAGAGCTTTACATGAAACGACATGAGGCACGCGAAAAAGCGTTGCAAGTTTTGTTTCAGCTGGACAACACTGATGTAACAATCGAAGAAGCAATGGAGCACATTAAAGGTCAGCCAACAAATGTCTTCTATGAAAAAATTGTTACTGGAACAGCTGAACATTTGGAGGTAATTGATGCTACTTTAGAGAAGCATCTTGAAAAGTGGTCACTTGCCCGTCTGCCTAAAATTGAGAGAACAGTTTTACGCTTAGCTGTATATGAGCTTTTATACATGCCTGAAACACCAAAAAGAGTAGTACTGAATGAAGCAATTGAGCTATGCAAAACATTTGGCGATGAAGGATCGTCAAAATTTGTTAATGGCGTACTTTCTAAATTTACAGAACAATAAAATGTGTTGAATTGGAAGGAGTAACGAAGGTTTATGTCAAGTGCGATTATTAATGGTAAAGAAATTGGTCAAGCTATTCGTCAATCAGTAGCAGAGCGTGTAGCTAGCTTAAAAGAGCAAGGTTTGACACCAGGCTTAGCGGTCGTTTTAGTGGGGGACAACCAAGCTTCGGCTACATATGTGAGAAATAAGCAAAAATCATGTGAAGAAATTGGTATGTTTTCAGAGCTGATAAAGCTGCCTGAAGAAACGACACAGGAAGAATTACTGGCACAAATTGAACACTTAAATACTCGTGAAGATATTCATGGCATTTTAGTACAATTACCACTTCCAAAACATATCGATGAGGATACTGTTATTGCCACAATTGCTGTGGATAAAGACGTGGATGGATTCTCTCCAGTAAGTGTTGGGAAAATGATGCTTGGCCAGGAAACATTTTTACCATGCACACCATTCGGGGTTATGAAGCTTCTTGAGTATTCAGGAATCGAAATTGCAGGGAAACACGCAGTCATCGTTGGACGCAGTCATATCGTTGGTAAACCGATGGGACAACTTCTGCTGCAAAAGGATGCAACGGTCACTTATACGCATTCAAAAACACCAGATTTACCTTCATTCACAAAGCAAGCAGATATTTTAATTGCTGCTGTTGGACGTGCCAACTTTATTACGAAGGAGCATGTAAAAGAAGGCGCTGTTGTAATTGATGTGGGCATTAATCGCGACGAAGATAACAAACTTTGCGGAGATGTAAACTATAATGAAGTTGATGGTATCGCATCACATATTACACCTGTACCAGGCGGTGTGGGACCAATGACTATTACCATGTTACTATTCAACACAGTACAAGCAGCTGAAAATAAGCTTGCAAATAAAGTTAAACTATAAAATGAGAATACCTTTTTAATTATTTAAAACCATCTCGAAATTTTTGAGATGGTTTTTACTTATGCTGATAAGTCAAATATATATTTATGCTTATATTTGAGAACTTTTGCCATGCTTTTACCGTCTAATATACTGTTTGAGGCATACATACTAAAAAGGAGGTTTTTATGGAAAACATAGATCTCATACTGATTATCAAGCACATTATTATTGGACTTGTACAAGGCTTCACGGAGCCAATACCTGTGTCGTCGAGTGGTCATGTCATGATTGCAAGTGAAATTCTTGGTCTAGGTGAGCAAGGCTTTACTTTTGCTATTTTAACAAATACCGCTTCATTATTGGCCATTGTCTATATCTATCGTAAGGATATTGTTCGGCTTATTTCACACTTTTTCCTCTTTCTTAAAACCGGTGAAAAGCGCTATAAGGCAGATTTTCGTTTTGCCATTTTTATCGTAATTGGCACGATTCCAGCAGGCGTTTTAGGTGTTTTATTTAGTGATGTCATTGCGGACAATGTTAGCATGACAACGATTGCCCTTATGCTGTTTGTAACAGGTATTGCTCTTTGGATTATTCGCAATATGCGAGGCACAAAAAAGGATGCAGATTTGACTGTGAAAGATGCTGTCATTGTTGGTTTAGGTCAGGCAGTAGCACTCACACCGGGTATCAGTCGCTCTGGAGCAACGATTATATCAGCTATTGCTGTGGGCATGAAGCAGGATACAGCCCTGCGTTTTTCATTTATGCTTTATATACCAATTAGCCTTGGTGGTGTTGTGCTTGGGATTACAGATTTTTTAGATGAACCCGATAAAGGTACATTAGCTATTCCATATGTAGCGACATTTATTGCTACATTATTCATGACTTATTTTGCAATGCGTTGGTTTATGGGCATTATGAAAAGCGGTAAGCTTAGTTACTTTACTTATTATTGTTTTCTTGTAGGTACGCTCTTATTAATATTTTATTAATATAAAGCCTTCTAACAGTTATTTGTTGGGAGGCTTTGTTTTGTGTTTTGTCAAACTTCGTCATAAAATCTATCATTAGTATAAGCTATCAATAGTTCGTCAATAACAGTTATGCTATAGTAGTTTTTTCAATAGGATGAAAGACAGTCATTTTTTCTAGCGAAACTGCATTTTGGCACGTCAACGACTTTAAAAAATGTTATGATAGTTGTAGTTTTGTGAAAAACTTGATTTTAGTAAAGGAGCCGAAAACATGTCATCTGCTTCTTATTTAACGGTAAAAGCATTAACAAAATATATTAAACGAAAATTTGATGCCGATCCACATTTACGTGAGGTGTATGTCAAGGGAGAGCTATCGAATGTTAAAATTCATCAATCTGGACATATCTATTTTACATTAAAGGATGATGGTGCTCGAATAGCGGCTACAATGTTTAAAACGGCAGCCACTAAATTAGCGTTTGAACCCAAGGAAGGAATGCAAGTATTTATCCGGGGTGATGTAAACGTTTACGAGGGCTACGGTACCTATCAGCTATATGTACAGGAGATGCAGCCTGATGGGGTTGGTAGCTTATTTGTTGCCTTTAACCAATTAAAAGAGCAATTACAAAAAGAAGGTCTTTTTAAACCAGAATGGAAACAGCCGATTCCAAGATTTCCAGAAAGAATTGGTGTCTTGACATCTACAACGGGGGCAGCGATTCGAGATATTTGTACAACGTTAAAACGACGTTACCCACTTGCTGAAATATTGATTTATCCAACGCTGGTTCAGGGGGGACAAGCTGCACCAAATATCGTTCAAAATATTGAACAAGCAAATCTCAATGCTTATTGTGATGTTCTCATCGTTGGACGAGGTGGAGGATCAATAGAAGATTTATGGGCATTTAATGAGGAGATTGTGGCCCGTGCTATTTTTAGTAGCCACATACCTATTATTAGTGCTGTTGGTCATGAAACGGATACGACAATTGCGGATTTTGTGGCAGATTTACGTGCACCTACACCAACTGCTGCTGCTGAAATGGCTGTACCTGATCAACAGGATTTATTTCAGCGTGTACTGACACAAAAATCGCAGCTTCATCAAATGGTGAGGGCGCAACTTATGGCTGAGCGACAACGTCTAAATAAGCTCCAACAGTCTTATCCTTTATCAATGCCAGAAAGACTATATCGTACGTTTACTGAAAAACTAGCTCAGCTCGAATCAGACTTACAAAAAGCCATGCAAGTAGATTTGATGAAAAAAGGTGCACAGCTTCAGCAGCTACATAGTGCTATCGAACAGCATTCACCAAAAAAGGCACTCACTTTTTATCAACGTGAGCTAGAAACACGAATTCAACAATTAACACGTGCTTCCACACAATATGTGACGAAGCAAAAACATCAATTTGAGGCAACCATTCGAACTTTAGAAGCTTTGAACCCACTTGCCATTTTAACAAGGGGTTTTACAGTAGCTTATAAAGATCAACAAATGATTAAATCATCCGCTGAAGTCAAACAGCAGGATCAGTTAACCTTGACCTTCCATGATGGAAAGGTTATCGCTGAAGTGACAAAAATCTTGCCAAAGAATGAGGGGGAATAATTATGGCAGAGAAACAACAGACTTTCGCGGAAGCAATGACAGCGCTTGAGGAAATAGTCCGTCAGCTAGAGCAAGGTGATGTACCATTGGAAAACGCGATTGATTTATATAAGCAAGGAATGGAGCTATCACAATTTTGCCATAGTAAACTGCAACATGCGGAGGAGCAACTGATATCTATTGTCCAAGAGACAGGTGAAACGACTGCATTTGATCCATTAAAGGGAGAGAATTAACAAATGAATGAGCAATTAAAGCATTTTATTGAAAGCAACATACCACAAGTTGAAGCTGAAATGTATGCACTTGTTGAGAAAATTGATGCACCAGCTGATTTAAAAGAATCAATGCTATATTCACTAAAGGCTGGAGGAAAACGAATTCGTCCACTTTTCGTGTTAGCCGTACTTGAGCTATTTAACAAGGATTTAAAGGATGGATTAACTGTAGGATCGGTTATTGAAATTATCCATACGTATTCATTAATCCATGATGATTTACCTAGCATGGATAATGATGATTTTCGTAGAGGGAAACCGACCAATCATAAAGTATATGGTGAAGCATTAGCAACACTTGCTGGGGATGCATTAAATACGCTTGCATTTGGGATTTTAGCACGCATGAATGTATCTGCTGAAAAACGGATTGAATTGGTTAACCTATTAAGTATAGCCGCTGGCGCAGAAGGTATGGTTGGTGGTCAGGTACTTGATATGGAAGGAGAGCAGCGCCAGTTAAATATAGCTGAGCTTGAGCATGTTCATATCAATAAAACAGGAGCTTTATTACGATTTAGCATTGAAGCAGGAGCGGTATTAGCTGATGTGTCTCCAGAGGATCGAGCAACATTAAAGAAATATGCACATCATATCGGTCTTGCATTCCAAATTCAAGACGATATTTTAGATATTGAGGGCACAACAGAGGAGCTGGGTAAAACAGCAGGTAAGGATGTAGCGAGTGATAAAAGCACATATCCAGCCCTATTATCATTGGATGGAGCGAAGGATAAGTTAGCTGAGCATTACCAGTTTGCCATTCATGCACTTGATCAATTACAGGTCGAAGTTGGTTTACTACGTGAGTTTGCAGCCTATATTGTTCATCGTAAAAACTAAAAGAAAAACAAGGCGGTAAGGCTGAGGAATATGCTAGAATAGTTGAGGACGTTTGACGATGTGCAAACAATAAGTGTTCGTACTTTTAGCATATTGATAACACTGTTATAATGGTGGAAACACAAATACGGTGAATATTTTATGGAAAAGGTGTGTGAGAAAGGTGGATTTAAATAAAATAACTAGTCCATCCTTTTTAAAAAACTTAGACAAGAAGGACCTTGAGCATCTTGCACAAGAAATTCGTACCTTCTTAATTGAAAAGTGTTCTGTCACAGGTGGTCATATTGGACCGAACCTAGGTGTTGTGGAGCTAACAATCATGCTTCATAAAATGTTTGACAGTCCAAAGGATAAGTTTTTATGGGATGTTGGCCACCAAGCTTACGTGCATAAAATTTTGACAGGTCGTGCGAGTCAATTTGACACACTGCGTCAGTTCAAGGGGCTTTGTGGTTTTCCAAAGCTTGTAGAGAGTGAACATGATGAGTGGGAAACTGGTCACAGCTCGACATCTTTGTCAGCAGCTATGGGTATGGCTGCAGCACGTGATATTAAAAATGAAAAGAATTTCGTTGTACCTATTATTGGTGATGGTGCTTTAACAGGCGGTATGGCACTAGAGGCATTAAATCATATTGGCCATGCAAAAACTAATATGATTGTTATTTTAAACGATAATGAAATGTCCATTGCCCCAAACGTCGGCGCTTTACACAATGTACTTGGACGTTTACGTACAGCGAAGGAATATTCAAAGGCGAAAGAAGAGCTTGAATCTCTTATCAACAAAATCCCTGTATTAGGCGGCAAGCTTGCTTCAACAGCTGAGCGCGTAAAGGATAGCTTAAAGTATTTAGTGGTGTCAGGTGTATTCTTTGAGGAGCTAGGCTTTAAATATCTGGGACCTATCGATGGACATGATTTCGATGCACTTGAGATGACATTATCTTATGCTAAAAAAGTAAAAGGGCCAGTACTTGTTCATGTTATTACGAAAAAAGGAAAAGGCTATAAACCTGCTGAAGACGATACAATTGGCAATTGGCATGGGACAGGTCCGTATAAAATTGAAAACGGTGCCTTTGTGAAGTCAGAGACGAAAGGTCCAGCTTGGAGCAGTTTAATTGCTGAGACTGTTCGTAAAATTGCACATGAGGATAAACGAATAGTTACCATCACACCTGCTATGCCTGTTGGTTCTAAACTGCAAGGAATTCAGAAGGATTTTCCAAAGCGATTCTTTGATGTAGGAATTGCTGAACAGCATGCAGCAACAATGGCGGCAGGTTTAGCAACACAGAAAATGAAACCATTTTTAGCGATTTACTCGACGTTCCTACAACGTGCCTATGATCAAGTACTGCATGATATTGCACGCCCTAATCTAAATGTCTTTATAGGGATTGACCGTGCTGGTTTAGTTGGTGCAGATGGTGAAACACATCAAGGTGTATTTGATATCGCCTTCCTTCGCCATATACCGAATATGACAATTATGATGCCAAAGGATGAAAATGAAGGACAACATATGGTTAAAACTGCCATAGATTATGATGGTGGCCCAATTGCCCTGCGTTATCCTCGAGGAAATGGGATTGGCGTTCCATTGGATGATGAGCTTATAACTTTACCTATAGGAAGCTGGGAAGTGTTGCGTGAGGGAAAAGATGCAACAATTTTAACATTTGGTACAACGATTCCAATGGCAATGGAGGCGGCTGACTTGCTAGCTCAGCAGGGAATTGATATAGAAGTGGTAAATGCCCGCTTTATTAAACCGATGGATGAGGATATGTTGCATCGTATTTTATCAAGTAAGAAGCCTATTTTGACGATTGAAGAAGCGGTATTACAAGGTGGCTTTGGCAGTGGCGTGCTTGAATTTGCTCATGACCATGGTTATATAAATGCAATAATTGATCGTATGGGAATCCCTGACCAATTTATTGAGCATGGCAATGTAGATCAGCTACTTGCTGAGATTCACATGACAACTGAGGATACAGTGGCACGTATGCAAGTGTTACTTCAACAAAAACAGCAAGTAGGTTTGAATAAATAATGACAAAACAACCGAAAGAACGTGTAGATATTTTACTTGTAGAGCGTGGGCTATGTGAAACCCGTGAAAAAGCAAAGCGTTCCATAATGGCAGGCCTAGTGTTTTCAAATGAAATCCGTATTGATAAGGCTGGGGAAAAAATAGCTATTGATGCCCCATTACAAGTAAAAGGCTCTGATTTAAAATATGTTAGCCGTGGTGGCTTGAAACTAGAAAAGGCACTACAAATATTTGATATGTCTGTTGAGGGGAAGCTAATGCTTGACATTGGCTCCTCTACTGGAGGATTTACAGACTGCGCATTACAAAATGGTGCAAGGCATTGCTACGCATTAGATGTGGGTTCCAACCAGCTGGCCTGGAAGATTCGCTCTGATGAACGTGTCACAGTGATGGAAAAAACAAATTTCCGTTATACGACAGCAGCAGATTTAACAGAGGGCTTGCCAGAATTTGCAACCATTGATGTCAGCTTTATTTCATTAGCGCTAATTCTACCTGTTTTAAAAACCTTGTTGATGCCAGGAGGCGATGTGATGGCGCTCGTGAAGCCTCAGTTTGAAGCTGGGAAAGATAAGGTTGGTAAAAAGGGCATCGTTCGAGATAAAAAAGTTCATTTAGAGGTATTAGAAAAGACAGCAGCCATAGCGTCAGAGGTCGGCTTTGTCGTTAAGGATGCTTCGTTTTCTCCCATTACAGGAGGCGAAGGAAATATTGAATTTTTATTCCATTTAGTGAATCCTGTAGCGGATGAACAAATTCCTGCTTATACATCTTTTGATACACTCGTAGAAGAAGCGCATAACTCCCTAAAATAACACGTGCTCAATAGTTGAGCCGTGTTTTTTCTTGTACTTTTATGCTGAAAATGGTAGTGTGAATATACATATATTTAATTATTTATAAGAGGTGACTACTATGAATAAAGGACAAAGACATATACGGATTCGAGATATTATTGCCAATCATGAAATAGAAACACAAGATGATTTAGTCGATTTTTTAAAGGATGCAGGCTATAATGTGACGCAAGCAACGGTATCACGTGATATAAAGGAACTCCATCTTGTTAAAGTTCCATTACAGGATGGTCGCTATAAATATAGCTTGCCCGCTGACCAACGTTTCAATCCTATGCAAAAATTGCATCGTGCATTGGCTGATGCATTTGTCAGCATTGATGGCGCATCGCATTTTTTAGTTATGAAGGCTCTTCCTGGTAATGCAAATGCTATTGCATCGCTGCTTGATCATTTAGATTGGCCAGAAATTTTAGGTACGATTTCTGGTGATGATACGATCTTAATTATTTGTCGTGATGAAAATGAGCGTGAAAATACAAAAAATCGCTTATTAGAAATGCTATAATTTAGCGTGGGAATTTGATACAGAGGTGACATTTTTGTGTTAAGAGAGCTTAGTATTCGAAACTTTGCCATTATTGAGGATTTGACAGTTAGCTTTTCAAATGGTTTAACTGTATTAACAGGAGAAACAGGTGCCGGAAAATCAATTATCATTGATGCCGTCCATTTACTTGCAGGCGGTAGAGGTAACTCTGAATTCATTCGTCATGGAGCAAGAAAAGCTGAATTAGGCGGTTTATTTCAAATCTCTAGTTCTTTGCATCCAGTTCATAAAAAGCTTGAAGAAGCAGGCATAGAGATTGAAGAAGATACCATTATTTTACGCCGTGATTTACATGATACTGGTAAAAGTGTTTGCCGAGTAAATGGAAAGCTGGTGCCATTATCTGTACTTCGTGATATTGGCGCTAGTTTAATCGATATTCATGGTCAACATGAAAATCAGGAATTGATGGACGAAAAACAGCATATTTATTTGCTGGACCACTTTGCAGAGGAACAACTTGCTCCAATTCAGGAATTATACAGTTCCCAATATGAAGAATATCGTTCGCTAAAAAGAGAATTGGCATCTATTTCAATTGATGAGCAGTTAATGGCGCAGCGTATTGATTTATACCAGTTTCAAATGAAAGAGCTAGAGGATGCCAAATTAAGGCTAGGTGAAGAAGATGAGCTTCTTGATGAACGTCGCCGTTTGATGAATTTCAACAAGATTTTTGAGCGTTCTAATGAAGCCTATGAAGCGATTCAAGGTGAATCGAAAGGTCTTGACTGGATTGGCAATGCAATGGGTGCTTTAGAGGATGCTGCAAGAGTTGACGATCAATTTAAAGAAGCCTCGGAAGCTGTAACCACAGCATTCTATTCATTACAGGATGCTGCCCATCAGGTCAAAAATGTATTAGATGAATTAGAATTTGACCCAGCACGATTAAATGAAGTGGAGCAGCGTTTAGCCCTATTCCAAAATTTAAAGCGTAAATATGGCTCAACTATAGAAGAGATTTTAGCGTATTACGATAAAATTAAAACAGAGCTGAATGAGCTCTTAAATCGCGATGAAATTTTACAGGTTAAAGAGCGAAAAGTACTAGAAATGGAATCAGCGCTACAAGAGCTGGCAGTACAATTATCTGCTATTCGCAAAAAAGCTGCACATGATTTAAGTGAGGCTATTATGGCTGAACTACGTGAATTACATATGGAAAAAGCAAAATTTATTGTTAATTTTGATGAATTATCATTTTTTGATGCTAATGGTAAAGACCAAGTTATTTTTTATATCTCCACAAACGTTGGCGAGCCACCAAAATCATTACCTAAAATTGC
This window harbors:
- a CDS encoding farnesyl-diphosphate synthase, producing the protein MNEQLKHFIESNIPQVEAEMYALVEKIDAPADLKESMLYSLKAGGKRIRPLFVLAVLELFNKDLKDGLTVGSVIEIIHTYSLIHDDLPSMDNDDFRRGKPTNHKVYGEALATLAGDALNTLAFGILARMNVSAEKRIELVNLLSIAAGAEGMVGGQVLDMEGEQRQLNIAELEHVHINKTGALLRFSIEAGAVLADVSPEDRATLKKYAHHIGLAFQIQDDILDIEGTTEELGKTAGKDVASDKSTYPALLSLDGAKDKLAEHYQFAIHALDQLQVEVGLLREFAAYIVHRKN
- a CDS encoding UDP pyrophosphate phosphatase — translated: MENIDLILIIKHIIIGLVQGFTEPIPVSSSGHVMIASEILGLGEQGFTFAILTNTASLLAIVYIYRKDIVRLISHFFLFLKTGEKRYKADFRFAIFIVIGTIPAGVLGVLFSDVIADNVSMTTIALMLFVTGIALWIIRNMRGTKKDADLTVKDAVIVGLGQAVALTPGISRSGATIISAIAVGMKQDTALRFSFMLYIPISLGGVVLGITDFLDEPDKGTLAIPYVATFIATLFMTYFAMRWFMGIMKSGKLSYFTYYCFLVGTLLLIFY
- the xseB gene encoding exodeoxyribonuclease VII small subunit yields the protein MAEKQQTFAEAMTALEEIVRQLEQGDVPLENAIDLYKQGMELSQFCHSKLQHAEEQLISIVQETGETTAFDPLKGEN
- the recN gene encoding DNA repair protein RecN encodes the protein MLRELSIRNFAIIEDLTVSFSNGLTVLTGETGAGKSIIIDAVHLLAGGRGNSEFIRHGARKAELGGLFQISSSLHPVHKKLEEAGIEIEEDTIILRRDLHDTGKSVCRVNGKLVPLSVLRDIGASLIDIHGQHENQELMDEKQHIYLLDHFAEEQLAPIQELYSSQYEEYRSLKRELASISIDEQLMAQRIDLYQFQMKELEDAKLRLGEEDELLDERRRLMNFNKIFERSNEAYEAIQGESKGLDWIGNAMGALEDAARVDDQFKEASEAVTTAFYSLQDAAHQVKNVLDELEFDPARLNEVEQRLALFQNLKRKYGSTIEEILAYYDKIKTELNELLNRDEILQVKERKVLEMESALQELAVQLSAIRKKAAHDLSEAIMAELRELHMEKAKFIVNFDELSFFDANGKDQVIFYISTNVGEPPKSLPKIASGGELSRMMLALKTIFSSSNGITSIIFDEVDTGVSGRVAQAIAEKIAAISINSQVLCISHLPQVAAMADHHYFIKKEVEHDRTFTSLNEIDTEARIEEVSRMMSGAEITDLTLQHATELLKMANARKIQMR
- a CDS encoding arginine repressor (regulates arginine biosynthesis when complexed with arginine by binding at site that overlap the promotors of the arginine biosynthesis genes), which codes for MNKGQRHIRIRDIIANHEIETQDDLVDFLKDAGYNVTQATVSRDIKELHLVKVPLQDGRYKYSLPADQRFNPMQKLHRALADAFVSIDGASHFLVMKALPGNANAIASLLDHLDWPEILGTISGDDTILIICRDENERENTKNRLLEML
- a CDS encoding 1-deoxy-D-xylulose-5-phosphate synthase translates to MDLNKITSPSFLKNLDKKDLEHLAQEIRTFLIEKCSVTGGHIGPNLGVVELTIMLHKMFDSPKDKFLWDVGHQAYVHKILTGRASQFDTLRQFKGLCGFPKLVESEHDEWETGHSSTSLSAAMGMAAARDIKNEKNFVVPIIGDGALTGGMALEALNHIGHAKTNMIVILNDNEMSIAPNVGALHNVLGRLRTAKEYSKAKEELESLINKIPVLGGKLASTAERVKDSLKYLVVSGVFFEELGFKYLGPIDGHDFDALEMTLSYAKKVKGPVLVHVITKKGKGYKPAEDDTIGNWHGTGPYKIENGAFVKSETKGPAWSSLIAETVRKIAHEDKRIVTITPAMPVGSKLQGIQKDFPKRFFDVGIAEQHAATMAAGLATQKMKPFLAIYSTFLQRAYDQVLHDIARPNLNVFIGIDRAGLVGADGETHQGVFDIAFLRHIPNMTIMMPKDENEGQHMVKTAIDYDGGPIALRYPRGNGIGVPLDDELITLPIGSWEVLREGKDATILTFGTTIPMAMEAADLLAQQGIDIEVVNARFIKPMDEDMLHRILSSKKPILTIEEAVLQGGFGSGVLEFAHDHGYINAIIDRMGIPDQFIEHGNVDQLLAEIHMTTEDTVARMQVLLQQKQQVGLNK
- a CDS encoding exodeoxyribonuclease VII large subunit, encoding MSSASYLTVKALTKYIKRKFDADPHLREVYVKGELSNVKIHQSGHIYFTLKDDGARIAATMFKTAATKLAFEPKEGMQVFIRGDVNVYEGYGTYQLYVQEMQPDGVGSLFVAFNQLKEQLQKEGLFKPEWKQPIPRFPERIGVLTSTTGAAIRDICTTLKRRYPLAEILIYPTLVQGGQAAPNIVQNIEQANLNAYCDVLIVGRGGGSIEDLWAFNEEIVARAIFSSHIPIISAVGHETDTTIADFVADLRAPTPTAAAEMAVPDQQDLFQRVLTQKSQLHQMVRAQLMAERQRLNKLQQSYPLSMPERLYRTFTEKLAQLESDLQKAMQVDLMKKGAQLQQLHSAIEQHSPKKALTFYQRELETRIQQLTRASTQYVTKQKHQFEATIRTLEALNPLAILTRGFTVAYKDQQMIKSSAEVKQQDQLTLTFHDGKVIAEVTKILPKNEGE
- a CDS encoding TlyA family rRNA (cytidine-2'-O)-methyltransferase, which gives rise to MTKQPKERVDILLVERGLCETREKAKRSIMAGLVFSNEIRIDKAGEKIAIDAPLQVKGSDLKYVSRGGLKLEKALQIFDMSVEGKLMLDIGSSTGGFTDCALQNGARHCYALDVGSNQLAWKIRSDERVTVMEKTNFRYTTAADLTEGLPEFATIDVSFISLALILPVLKTLLMPGGDVMALVKPQFEAGKDKVGKKGIVRDKKVHLEVLEKTAAIASEVGFVVKDASFSPITGGEGNIEFLFHLVNPVADEQIPAYTSFDTLVEEAHNSLK
- a CDS encoding bifunctional methylenetetrahydrofolate dehydrogenase/methenyltetrahydrofolate cyclohydrolase FolD produces the protein MSSAIINGKEIGQAIRQSVAERVASLKEQGLTPGLAVVLVGDNQASATYVRNKQKSCEEIGMFSELIKLPEETTQEELLAQIEHLNTREDIHGILVQLPLPKHIDEDTVIATIAVDKDVDGFSPVSVGKMMLGQETFLPCTPFGVMKLLEYSGIEIAGKHAVIVGRSHIVGKPMGQLLLQKDATVTYTHSKTPDLPSFTKQADILIAAVGRANFITKEHVKEGAVVIDVGINRDEDNKLCGDVNYNEVDGIASHITPVPGGVGPMTITMLLFNTVQAAENKLANKVKL
- a CDS encoding transcription antitermination factor NusB, whose protein sequence is MKRHEAREKALQVLFQLDNTDVTIEEAMEHIKGQPTNVFYEKIVTGTAEHLEVIDATLEKHLEKWSLARLPKIERTVLRLAVYELLYMPETPKRVVLNEAIELCKTFGDEGSSKFVNGVLSKFTEQ